A segment of the Candidatus Sumerlaea chitinivorans genome:
GAGCGTAGCAACTAAGGGCTTCCACCCCCGTGAATCTGAAAGTCGATTCATCATCAAGTTGAACTGATCGGGGTAAAGCTTGCGGATGGTCTCTTCGTTGATGCGCCGCGGCTTGGCATGCCACAAATTGTAGATGCAGTGGCCCATGGAAATGTTGTGGTCGGCCTCGAGGCTCTGCTCCAGCCGAGCCATATCGCGCTGCTGGAGATATGTCTTTTCCGTGTACGTGATGTTCAGAATTTCGTAGATGGGGAGAAGTCCTTTTCCGTCGGCGGCTTTGACCAGTTGTTGACTGATAATCCCACGCAAGCAGTTCGCAAGCCGAAGGAAGAATTCTTCTTCGAGTTTGCCGGTTGCGCCAACCACGTGTTGCAAACGGGTAATGGCGGGAACCGCTCCAATGGCGTGGATGGTGCCAAAGGTCTGGATGCCCGTTTCTGCAGCACTCAAAGCGATCTCAGCTGTTTCGGCGTCACGAATTTCACCGATGAGCAGCACGTCGGGATTCTTGCGAACGCTTGCTCGCAGGGCATGCCGAAAGTCGGGGGTATCGCGGCCAATCTCGCGGCGGGTGACAAGGCATTTCTGGCTTGGGATCATGTACTCCACGGGGTTCTCGATCGTGCAGATGGAGCCGTAGCGAGTGCGATTGATGTAGTCGAGCATCGCCGCAATTGTGGTGGTTTTTCCGGAACTCGTTTCCCCTGCCACAAGCACAATGCCACGTTCGGCTTCTGCCAATTTGCGTAGCATCACAGGGTCGATGCCAAGTTCCTCCAATGGGATGATCTTCGAAGGCAGGTAGCGCATGACAAAATGCAGACGCCGCCCATTTGCGTACCCCACGTTGACGCGTCCTGTCGCGGAACGAAAAGCGAGCGAGAAATCCACGTCGGCTGTTTCGTCAAACTGCCTTTTCTGATCGGGGGTTAGGGCGAACTGCAAGATGTCGAGGATATCCTGTCGCGTCACCACTGGATGCTCTCGGGAACTAATAGGAACGAGGTCGCCGTGGATGCGGACGCGTGGGGGTTCCCCTTCGAGCATGTGAATGTCCGATCCCCCTTTGAGTTCGAGGACTTGGACCAGCCGTTCGAGCAACTGCATCCCCCCGAGCTGGGAAGCAGCGGGTGCTGCAGGTGCACCTGTTGGCGTGCTGACTGCCGATGGATTTGGATGCGTTTCCTCGAATGCTTTTTGGATATCGTCCTGCATCGTTCTGCCCTCCCCAGATTCACGAGTCGTGCCTGAATGCGCGTCGGCGGCTCGGCAATCTCCACAAGCGCGTTCAACCTTTTCGTGGCATTGCTCAGCCAACAAATGCAAGTAGAAGGATTAGATGAATTGGTGAAACGATTATGCCGGGATAAGACCTGTATAACAAGTTAGACACACGGTAATGGAGTCTACCGTAACCGCCACATCTGTGGCTGATGACTCCTGCAAACATTCACCATGCAAAAGGCGAGAATTGCAGGAGTCGTCATGCTGAAAGCCGCGAGACAAGAGACACAACTTCCCCTTTCTAACATCCCCGTGGGAGAAGGCTGCTTCGGCGCAGCAAACCACCTGCAACTCCCCAGTTCTCTTCACTCAAGCACCGTATCAGGAAATTATGTGAGCCTTTGGAGGGATAACGGTCGTGGGATATCGACATACCCCATTTTTCAACCTTGTTGATGCGCTGGCCTACAAAGGATGCCCTATCTGCATCCTTGTTGGGCGGGCCGTTCGTCGATACCTCCAAGCCTCGCTCTACGAGTTCGTGAATGATCCCGGACTGCAGGAGGCACTTCTGCGTTCTGGCGGGCTGTGCGTTCGGCATGCCGATTTATTGCGTTCTTTCGGCGACGGTTTAGGAGCAGTCCTTCTCCACAAGACTTTAGCGCAAAGTCTCGCTGATCACGGAGTCTCTCGGCGCCATGGGTCTCGCAACGCGGAGTGCCCAGCCTGCCTCCAGGCAAAAGAAGCGCTCGAGTGCTACGGCTCAACATTTATGGATCACTTGGATGAACCGGAGCTCCAAGACTACCTTCGTGTCGAGCCACGGCTGTGTGCGCGATGCTGGTTGTGGGTGGTGGAGCGAGCGAAGACTCGTTCAGCGCGTGCACAGCTTCAAGCCTGCT
Coding sequences within it:
- a CDS encoding Type IV pilus retraction ATPase PilT, which encodes MQDDIQKAFEETHPNPSAVSTPTGAPAAPAASQLGGMQLLERLVQVLELKGGSDIHMLEGEPPRVRIHGDLVPISSREHPVVTRQDILDILQFALTPDQKRQFDETADVDFSLAFRSATGRVNVGYANGRRLHFVMRYLPSKIIPLEELGIDPVMLRKLAEAERGIVLVAGETSSGKTTTIAAMLDYINRTRYGSICTIENPVEYMIPSQKCLVTRREIGRDTPDFRHALRASVRKNPDVLLIGEIRDAETAEIALSAAETGIQTFGTIHAIGAVPAITRLQHVVGATGKLEEEFFLRLANCLRGIISQQLVKAADGKGLLPIYEILNITYTEKTYLQQRDMARLEQSLEADHNISMGHCIYNLWHAKPRRINEETIRKLYPDQFNLMMNRLSDSRGWKPLVATLT